GCGCTCGACCTCACGCTTCGCGCGCAGCGCTTCGGTGAAGTAGTGTCGCGCGGCACCGCGACGAACGGCACGCTCGACAACGTATACGGCGCCAAGGTCATCACCGATGCCTCCATCGCGTACACGTTTCCCCGACAGCTCCGATTGACGATCGGCGCCGACAACCTGTTGGATGTCTATCCCGGCTACAACTCGGCGCTGACCAACAACGGCGGCATCTTTCCGTACAGTGGTGGCAGTCCGTTCGGCTTCAACGGCCGATATCTCTATGCTCGGCTGAATATCACGCGCTGACGACCGTCTGCCATGACGCAACGCGAGGGCCAACGGGAGATTCCCGTTGGCCCTCGCCGTTTGTCGGATACCGCAACGAACCGGCGTCGCTACCCGGCCATCATCGGCAACGGCTTGCGTTCGGTCTGCTCGACAACCGGCGTCCCCATGAACGTCGCGCCGGTGGTGCCGCTCAGCTTCACGGTGAGATAGTCGCCGATCGCGCCGGCGTCGGCCGGCACCATGATGGTCTTGAAATCACGCGAGCGCGCCTGCAGCAGTTCGCCGTCGCGCGCCACTTTCTCGATGAGCACTTCGACGGTATCGCCGAGTCGGCGCATGTTGTTCTCACGCGAGATCCCACGCACCGTCTTCAGCAGCAGCTCGAAGCGCGTCGCGACGATGTCGTCGGGGATCGTCCACTCGGCAGGCATGCGTGTCGCCGGTGTTCCTTCGCGCGGCGAGAACTTGAACATGAAGGCGTCGTCGAAACGCACTTCCTGACAGAGCGACAGTGTATCGGCGAACTCTTCGTCGGTCTCGCTGGGAAAGCCGACGATGATATCGGTGGTCAGGGCCAATCCGGGAATCGCGGCCCGCATGCGTTCCACGCACGCGAGATAATCCTCTCGCGAGTAGCGACGCAGCATCTTCTTGAGCATCGACGTCGAGCCGCTCTGCATCGGCAGATGGATGTGCCCACAGACCGTGGGCACTTCGGCCATCGCGGCAATCACACGATCAGAGAAGTCGTTGGGATGCGGGCTCGTGTAACGCACGCGGCGGATGCCGTCCACAGCGCCGACGGCGCGCAGGAGGTCGGCGAAATCGTGCGTGCCATCGTTGTACGAGTTGACCGTCTGTCCAAGCAGCACCACTTCCGTGAGCCCTTGGTTCACGACCTCGTGCACTTCGCGCACGACCTCGTGGAGCTTGCGGCTCCGCTCGGGGCCCCGCGTGGTCGGCACAATGCAGTACGTGCAGCGATAGTCGCAGCCGCGCTGCACCGGGATCCAGGCCTTCACTCCCTCGAAGCGACGGGCGACGACGTCTTCGTAGTGCTCTTCGAGATCGAAGTCGGTGGCCGTGAATTTCTCCCCGCGGCGCGCGCCATCGAGCAGTTCCGGCAACGCGCGATAACCATCGGGACCAACCACGATCGACACGTGCCGGGCCTGCTCGAGCACGCGAGGACCAAGCCGCTGCGCCATGCAGCCGGTCACGCCCATGACGCTGCCGGGTCGCATGAACTTCTTGAGTTCACCGAGTCGGCCGATCACACGCGTTTCCGCGTTTTCGCGAATGGCACAGGTGTTCACGAGAATCACGTCGGCACCATCGGGCACATCCACGGCGTCGTAGCCGCTCGCGACGAGCTTGCCGTACATGAGTTCCGAATCGGCCACGTTCATCTGGCAGCCGTACGTCTCGATGTAGACGGTGGGGCGCGGTGCTCCGATCGGTGCCCCGATCGGAGCCGCGGTCACGAGCGCGTCACTCATCGGTCAGTTCCGCGGACGGATCTGCACGCCGATGCCAAGCAGCCACGCCGATTCCTTGAAGCCGCTGCCGGACATCGTGCGGTTCGCACGTTGCACCGAGAGGTCGAGCGTTGCGTCTTCACCGGCGACCGGCACACCGAGTCCCGCCGTGAGGCGATTCTCCTTGGCGATCTGACCGAGGACGCCGAACGGGAGTTCATTGCGCGCATAGCCGGCGCGCACGAGCAGCGGCAGGCCGCGGAACTTGGGGCCTGCGACTTCCGCTCCGGCGTGCCAGTTCATGGCGTCGGTCGACGAGCTGTTTGCCGATCCCAATGACGCCATATCGGACCAGGAAATCTGTTCCAGGCCGACGGCGAACACCGAACCGACAATACCGTCGTACCGCAAGGCCACACCCGTGCGGCTGGGCGCGCTGGCCGTCGAGACGACGGTGTCGCGGACGCGGGCGTTGAGCTCGTTGCCGCGACGGTACGACGCCATCGCGGTGAATCCCTTACCGAGCGTGGCCTCACCGCCGACGGAGAGCGCGGTGCCGAAGTAGGTCACGCGCGACGAATCGAGCACGCTGCCGAAGGCGAGCGTATCGGCAAACGTGCGCTCGCGCGTCGCGCGGTTCTCACCCGTGTAGAGATGACCCGCGATGCCGACGCGAAAACGCGGCGACACCTGCCAACCGGCACCGGCGCGGAGGTCGTTGATGGCGCCGCGCACCTCCGTCTGGTCGGTCGTGGGCACGGTCTTGCCGTCAATCAGCGCACTGCCGGTCGTCGTGGTCGAGAACGTACGATCGAGGAAGCTCGTGGCGCTCAGGCCGACCGCAACGCCATGTCGCGCCGGGAAAATCAGCATGATGAGCGGAATCCGCTGCAGCGTGCTCTTCTCGCTCACGCCGTTCACCGTGAGCTTTCGCAGCTCGGGTTCGGCCTGCGCCGTGATGACCGTGCGGGCGATACCACCGAGCGCGGCCGGGTTGGTCGGTGTGAGCGCGTCGAACTCGGCGAAGGCACCGCCCGTCCCGTTGGTGCGGATGCTGCCGCCGCCGACGGGATAGCCGAAGCCCTGCGAACCGATGGAGCCTTGCGCGCTGGCCGTCGATGCCATCGCGGCGAGCAACGCCAGCGAGGCGGGTGATGCGAAGGATCGGAGTCGAAGGCGGATCACGGGAGGACGAACTCCGAACGCGGGAGATAAGTGATTCGCAGACGCGGGCGCAGTGTGGCCGGCGCTTCGCTGGAGTAGAAGCGCAGTTCGGCCGGCTGCGCGCCTTCGAGCGCGATCTTGAAGGCAATCGCGCGCGGCACATTGGTCGGCAGCGTACGCCACGTGCGCGCGAGCGCCAGCACATTCACCGCGCGGACGCCCGCCGATGACGGCAGCAGCAGCGTGGAGTCGACGCCGGCGAACGAACCCGCCGCGGCGAGATCGAGAATGCGACGCAGGTCGGTGACGACGTCGGTCGTCGTGGGGACGAGGGCGAACAGTCCGACCGAATCCGCCGTATTGCCGAACGTGGAGGCTTGCTGCGTGAGCAGCACTTCGGCGCGCACGATGGTACTCGAGTCGGTGATGCGCGACGGCACGTTGAAGCGCAGGTACGATCGATAGGCCGGGAAACCGCCGACCAGCAGGGTGTTCGCGCCCGGCGGCGGCGACGCCAGATCGCTGATCATGTAGACCGCGTACGCCAGCTCGGCATCGGCGGTGGAATTCGGTACGATCGTGCTGGGCGAAATCTGCTGCGGCGCGTACGTGGTATCGGTGCTCGGATCGAAGACGACCGTGGGGGCACCAGCGCCGCCAACGAAGGCCACCGCACGAAGCTGTCCCGAACCACCACGGATGCGAACGCCCAGTCGCAGGCGTCCCTTCGCGGCGATTTTAGCCGCCATCACCGTCTTGGAGAACGGAATACGGATCGAGTCACCGATCGCCGACGGCGTGAACACCAACGAGCCGATCCGGCGATCCGGTCGAAACAGCGAGCGCACCACCGACGTGACGGAATCGGACGCCGTGGTATCCACGTCGTACACTTCAAGCGTCACGGGCGTCGAGCCGCGGCGTCCGGTGCTGTCGAGGGGGAAACGCAAATACACCGAGTCGACCGCCGTGATGGAGTCGACCGTGGCCCCCTTATTCGGACTGAACACCGTCGGGAGCGCATCGAAGCGGAGGATGGCGCTGGTGACGACCGTGTCGGGGCGATTGGCGATCAGGACGTATGGCGACAGCCCGAGCGCTGGATAACCGGCGAGTGAGCTGTCGAGGACGACCGCATCGACAATGGTGTCGCGGAAGGACTCCGCCTTCGATGGACATAACGACGGGCAGGCAGCGCCACCGTCGAGGGACTCCGTGCACGCCGCGGCCGTGACGGCCGCGAGCACGAGTCCACAAAGCAGGAGAGGGCTGCGGAAACGCGGCCACGAGGTAAAGCGAACGCGCTCAGGCATTCTCGAGCGAAGCAGGCGTGAATGGCGCGGGCAACAGTTCCGCCAGCGACCAGCACGCCGTGAGCCCATCCGGGGTCACGGCGAAGATTTCGAGCGCTGGGGCGAACTCCACCAGCGCCTGTCGGCAAATTCCACACGGTGGCGTCGGCGAAGCCGCCGCTGACGTGATTACGATGCGCACAAAACGACGCGCCCCATCGGCGATCGCTGCACCGAGCGCAACGCGCTCCGCACAGATCCCCGCCGGGTACGACGCGTTCTCCACGTTGCAGCCCGCATACACGCGCCCGTCATCCGTCTCCAGCGCGGCGCCCACGGGATAGAGCGAGTACGGACACCACGCATTCGCGCGCGCCGCGTCTGCCGCGGTGCGCAGATGGGCGATGCTCATGCGTGCAAAAGGCCCGGCAGGAACGACGTGCCGCGGCCGCGCCACGAAAGACCGAACCAGTCGGCCACCGTTGCGCCCAGATCCGAGAACGTATCGCGCTCTCCCACGCTCCCACCGCGCACCCGCGCGCCGGCCACCAGCACCGGCACGCGCTCGCGCGCGTGGTCGGTGGATGGCGTTGTAGGATCGTTGCCGTGATCGGCGGTAATGAAGAGCAGGTCGTCCTCCCGAAGTGCTGCCAGCAGGCTGGGCAGGGCGCGATCGAACGCTTCGAGCGCCCCCTGAAAACCACGGACATCGTTGCGATGCCCGAACAGCTGATCGAAATCTACCAGATTGGCAAAGCAGAACCCACGAGGAGCCGAATTCAGCCACTCGAGAAGGGCCGAGACCCCCTCCGCGTTGTCGACCGTGTGCCGGGACGTGATGCCGCGACCGGCGAACAGGTCGTCCACCTTCCCCACCCCGGCCCGCGGAATCCCCGCCTCGGCGAGGGCATCGAGCAGTGTCTCGCCGGGCGGCTGAAGGGAGTAGTCGCGTCGGTTGGCGGTACGCTTCCAAGCCCCCGAAGTTCCCACGAACGGGCGCGCGATCACTCGCGACACGTCATGCGGGGCCACCAACTGCTCCCGGGCGATCTCGCAGGCGCGATAGAGCTCCGAGAGCGGGATCGACTCCTCGTGGGCGGCGATCTGGAAGACCGAGTCGGCCGAGGTATATACGATCCAGGCTCCGGCCTCACGGGCCTGCTCAGCGAAATCGGTAATCACCGCGGTCCCGCTGACCACGCAGTTGGCAATGACCGGACGGCCGGTCGCCCGCTCGAACGCCTCGATCACGCTGGAGGGAAACCCCTGCGGATAGGTAGGGAACGGCTTGGCCAAGTGAAGTCCGGCGAGCTCCCAGTGTCCGGTGGTCGAGTCCTTTCCAGAGGAACGAGGAAGCAGCGTGCCCCAGGCACCGATGGGATGCGCGGCCGGCTCGACGCCGGGAATCGGTGCGATATGCCCGAGACCGAGGCGCGCCATGTTCGGCAGGTCGAGGCCGCCCACCGCCCGTGCCACGTTGCCAATCGTGTCACTGCCGCTGTCGCCGTAGGCCGCCGTGTCGGGGGCCTCGCCGCAGCCCACGCCGTCGAGCACCAGAATCAAGGCGCGACGACCGGCGGTATCCGCCGCGGTATCGGGTACGGAACCGGTGGTGGTCATGACGGGCTCGGTAGAAGGGGCCGGGACGGCACGCGCAGCGGGAGGCCAACCAACAGCTCGTAGGGCGACAGATCGGCCAGCTCAGCCACCTGCTCCGTGCTGATCGTGGCCACCCCGTCGGTGCCGATGAGCGTGGCGATGTCGCCGACGGCACACGGCACGTCGGTCACGTCGACCATGATCATGTCCATGGTGACACGACCCGCGACCGGACACCGTACCCCACCGATCAGAACCTCGCCGCGATTGGAGAGTTGCCGCCGATATCCATCGGCGTATCCGGCGGAGATCGTGGCAATGCGCGACGGTCGCGCGGCCGTCCACGTGGCGCCATAGCTCACTGTCTCGCCGGGAGCGACCTCGCGGAGATCGATGACGCGGGCCCGCAGATGCACCACCTGCCGCAAACCGAGCAACTCGCTGAACATGCCCGCATAGACGGCAATGCCGGGACGGGCCAGCGAACCGGGCGAGAGGCGCGTCCGACTGGCGATCCCGGCGCTGTTGTCACTGTGCCGGAGCACGGCGGGCGGCAGGGCGTCCCCGAGCGCCAGCATGGCGTCGACGAAGCGCGCGTCCTGCTCGTCGCGGGAGTCGATGTCTTCGTCGGCCGAGTGAAAGTGCGTGAACACACCCTCGGGGGGATGGGCGCGGAGCACGTCACGGAGTTCCTCGACCTGATCCCAGCGCACTCCAGCGCGCGCCATGCCGGTATCGATCGACAGATGGTATGGCCGCAGCTCGCCTCCCTGCCCGGCATCGGCCCAGGCGCGAATATCGGGCACACGATGCAAGGCCGGTCGCACTCCCAAAGCGTGGGCGCGCGGCAACTCCGACGCCAACAACGGCGTGAGGCAGAGAATGCGGCCGCGGCACCCGGCATCGCGCAATTCGGCCGCTTCGTCGAGCGAGGCAACGCCGAGACCCCATGGGGCATCAGGGGCCGCCGGCGTGCGATCGAAGGGTACGCCAAGGGCCCTGCTGACCATTGCCGCACCGACGCCGTAGGCATTCGCCTTGACCATCACGATCAGCGGCACGCCGGCCCGCGCGCGCAGCTGACGGACGTTGTGGCGCACTGCCTCGAGATCGACGTCGAGCCAGGCGCGATCGGTGGCGGGATATATTGACGCGGTCACTCGCACATCCTAAGCAGCCAACGACGTACGGAGAAGCGATGCAACGGACGATGGACGACGCGCTGGACCTGATGCGGGATCTGCGGGCCCGCTGCGAGTGGGACCGGGTGCAGACGCACAGCTCGCTCCGCCCGTACCTGATCGAGGAAGCGCACGAGGTCGACGACGCGATCGCGCAGGGCGACGACCCGACGCTGCGCGACGAGTTGGGTGACTTGTTCTTGCAGGTGCTCTTTCACTCGGTGGTGGCCGAAGAGCGCGGGGCGTTCACGATGCAGGACGTCGCCGGTGCACTGGTCGCCAAGATGCACGCGCGGCATCCGCATCTGTACGGCGACGGCATCAAGCGCAGCTGGGAGTCGATGAAGGCCGAAAAGGCCAAACGTTCGACGCTGGAAGAGGGGCTCCCGGCGGGGCTCCCGTCGCTGCATCGGGCCCACCGGTTGCAGGACCGCGCCGCCGGCGTGGGCTTCGACTGGCCGAATGCCCTCGGTCCGCTGGAGAAAGTGCGCGAGGAGATCGACGAGCTGGCCGCGCACGTGAACGCGGATGGTCAGGTGGCCGATCAGGACGCGTTCGAGGCCGAGCTGGGCGACTTGCTCTTTGCCGTCGTGAACCTGGCGCGCAAGACCGGCGTGCACGGCGCGCTGGCCCTCGACCGGACGAACGCCAAGTTCGTGCGACGCTACGCCGCGATGGAAGCGTTGGCGAACGCCGATGGGGTGGAGCTCACGGCCCTCTCGCTCGAGGAGCAGGACCGGTACTGGGACGCGGTCAAGAGATCGGAGCGGTCAGGGTGAGAGCCGTCCCATCATCCGCGGGAACGCGATCACTTCGCGGATATGCTCGATGCCGCAGATCCACGCGATCGTGCGCTCGAGTCCGAGTCCGAAGCCTGAATGCGTGAACGTGCCGTACTTGCGAAGGTCGAGATACCAGCCGTACGCCTCGACCGGGAGCCCTTCGTGCGTGAGACGCGCGAGGATCTTGTCGTAGTCGTCTTCGCGCTGTGAGCCGCCGATGATTTCGCCGCGGCCTTCCGGCGCCAGCAAATCGGCGCAGCGCACCGTGCGCGGATCGAGCGGGTTCTCCTTCATGTAGAACGCTTTCGCTTCCTTCGGATAGTTCACGACGAACACCGGGCGCTGATACTCGTCGACGATGAGCGCCTCATCGGGCGCGCCGAGGTCGTCGCCCCAGACGATGTCGCTGCCCTTCCCTTGCGCCAACTTCACGGCGTCGCCGTAGTCGAGGCGCACGAAGGGCTGCGACACGCAATCGAGCTTGGATGTGTCGCGCTCGAGCACCTTGAGCTCTTCCTGTCGACGCTCGAGCACACGCTCCACCAGGTAGCGCACGAACGCTTCCTGCAGATCCATGTTGTCGTCTTGATCGTACCACGCCATCTCGGGTTCGATCATCCAGAACTCGGTGAGGTGACGACGCGTCTTCGACTTCTCGGCGCGAAAGGTGGGGCCGAACGTGTAGATGCGGCCCATCGCCGCCGCGAGCGCTTCGCCGTACAGCTGCCCCGTCTGCGCGAGGTACGCCGTACCTTCGTCGAAGTAGTCGGTGCTGAACAGGCCGGCCCGTTCACCGATCGCCGCGGTGAGAATCGGCGTATCGCAGCGGATGAAATCGCGCGCGTAGAAGAAGTCGTGCACGGCCTGTTCCAGCTCGTGTCGCACGCGCATGATCGCGACCTGACGCTGACTGCGCAGCCAGAACGTGCGGTTGTCGAGCAGGAAGTCGATGCCGTGCTCTTTCGGCTGAATCGGATAATCGTTCGGACTCGCGCCGATCACCTCGAGCGTCTGCACGCCCATCTCGAAGCCGCCGGGCGCGCGCGCATCGGCGCGCACTTCACCCGTGAGCGCCACCGACGCTTCCTGCGTAAGTTCGGCGAACGCGTTCCACGACGCCTCAGGCACCTCGGACTTGACCAACACCGCCTGCAGAATGCCGGTGCCGTCACGGGCCACGACGAAAGCGACCTTGCCCTTGGAGCGCAGGTGAGTGACCCAGGCGCGAACGGTGACGACGGCGCCGACATGGTGCTTGAGGTCGGCGATACGGGTGCTGGATTGGTTCATCGGACGAGTTGAGGGAGAGCCGTGAAGCTACACCGTTGCCCGCTCGCGCTCCAAGAGTTGACGCACCTTGGTGACCAGCGTGTCGGGGGTGAAGGGCTTCGGCACGAAGGCATGCGTCGCGTCGTCCGGAAGTTCTTCACCCGCCTGGTAGCCCGACATGAACAGCACCGGGACGAGGATCCCGCGCGCGGTCATGGTTTCGGCGAGTCCGCGGCCGCCCAATCGCGGCATCACGACGTCGGTGATGACTAGGCTGGGGAGCGCCCGATCGCCATCCAGGACCTCCAAGGCCTCGATCCCATCGGCGGCGACCCGAACCCGGAAGCCTCGCCGATTGAGAATCTCCGCGACCAGTCGGCGGAGCCCGGGCTCGTCCTCGACCACGAGGATGAGCTCCGATGTCGGGCGCTCCACCGCTGGCGGGGCGCCCACCGGTAGCGATCTCGCCGCCAGTCTCGGCAGGAGCACCCGCACGGCAGTGCCGACGCCGAGCGTACTGTCCACCAGCAGCCGTCCCCCGGCCTGCTGCACGATGCCGTACACGGTGGACATCCCGAGCCCGGTACCGTCCCCAATCGCTTTGGTCGTGTAGAACGGTTCGAAGATCCGGGCCTGTACCTCCGGCGTCATACCGGTGCCGCTGTCCTGGACGGTCAAGACGACCCACGCGCCGGCCGGCACCCCGGCGTATGCACCATCGCCGACCGCGGCCAGATCGAGCAGGTCAGTCGAGACCTGAACCATGCCACCGTTCGGCATCGCGTCGCGCGCGTTGACCACCAGATTGACCAGCACCTGGGCGAGCTGACCGGCATCCACCATGACGGGAAGTGGTTGTCCCACCGTTCGCGTCGTGAGCGTCAGCCGCTCGCCGATCAGCCGCTGCAGCATGCGCTCGATGTCATGCACGGCGACGTTCACATCGACTTCCGTCGGCGTGACTCTCTGCCGCCGGCTGAACGCGAGCAGTTGGGAGGTCAACATCGCGGCGCGCTCGCCGGCCTTCATGATCTCGATCAATTCTGTCCGCACATCGCGCAGGCCATTGCGCAAGGCAAGCGGCGCGTCATCGTGGACGAGCGTCGACGCCTGCTGGTCCGCGAGCTGCGCAAAGCCCATCATCGCCGTGAGCAGATTGTTGAAATCGTGCGCAATGCCGCCGGCGAGTGTACCGACCGCTTCCATCTTCTGCGAGTGCAGCAACTGCTCCTCGAGCAACCGGCGCTCGGTGATGTCCGCCAGCACGCCGATGATGCGCGAGGGGATAGCGCCTGGACCGACGCCGTCGGTCAGCGGGGTCCCGGTAACGTAGAGCCAGCGCGTGCTCCCATCCGCCTTCGAAACGGTGTACTCGGCATGCGCGGGTCGCCCCAACATTGCCTTGGCAATGCCTTCGCGCACCATGTCACGAAGCGCCGCCGGAATCAGTTCGATGAATCGATCGCCGGTCATCACTCGCGCTTCACCGGCGAGGCCCAGCAACTCGAGCGACTGTTCGGACCACTCGATAACGCCCGCGATCGGATCGTACCCCCACAAACCCATCTTGCCGCTCATGAGCGCGATCTGGAGCCGCTCATCGTTCAACCGTAACTGCTGTTCGACGCGTTCACGCTCCTGAACTTCCTTCCGCAGGTCGTCATTGGCGCGCTCCAGATCGCGCGTGCGTTCCTCGACGGCATCCTCGAGCCGCGCCTGCCGTCCGAAGAACAGGTACGTGACGCACATAACGAGCAGCAGGATGACGGCCGATGCGACGCGCGTCGGTCGCAGTTCGCGCGAAACGGCGCTGTTCCAACCGTCGACCGGCATGCCCAGGAGCGTCCACTCACCGTCCATGATCGAGACCGACACGGTTGCGGGATCGCCGAGTCCGATCGGACTGCCGCGGAGCGGCTGTCGCGCGCGATCGAGCAACGCCACGCGTAACCTCAGCATCGGCGCGATCGCACTGGCCTCGTCGAGGAGCGGCTTCACATCGACGGCCATCGACACCAGGTCGGGAAACCCTGGCGGTCCCTCGTCGAGGCGACGTCGGATCAGCAGGCCCTGCCCGCCCTGCAGCAGTTCGATCGGTCCCGTGACGACGACGCTCGATGATGACATGGCCCGGCGGACGCCATCGGCGATCTCCGCTCGCGGATCCTGCAGCAGGTCGTAACCGAGCAACCGGGACGCGTCCGACATCGGCTCCGTCGCGATGATCCGGCCACTACGGTTGAGCTGGAGCGCGCGAATCCCCGGCGCCGCAACTCGCAGCCCGGCAGCGAAGGTATTGAACGTGCGATTCAGCGCGTCGAGGGACGGCTGCGCCTCCACGAAATCCTTGAGTCCGATCAACCGTGAGACGCGACGACCGATCGCGTTCTCGAGCGCCTGCGCGTGCGGCGCCATCTGCGCGCGTACACGCTCGCGCTCACGCACGACCAGCGTGCTGCGATACCACGCGTCATACCCGACCGCCACGGCCAGTCCGAGCACCCCCGCCGTAAGCGCTGCCCGAGCCGTGCGCAACCGTACTGCCGAGCCATGCGCCACGGCGTCCCTGGCCAAAGATCCTGTCCATTCGTTGGGCGGCATCGCCCGCAGCTCCCCTAACATACACGATCGAGCGACCGGTCCGCATCGGAATCCCCGGGTACCGCTCAACCAACCCGGAACAGCTCCAGCGCGCGGGCATAGCCTACCGTGAGCAGGTGGCGAAGCCCCTGATGCGATGGCGCCGTGAGCTGCGGGTCGTCCTTCAGCACGCGTTCGGCCACGATCCGGGCGGTCTCGTTGAGCGCCTCGTCGCGGAGCGGATCGGCGATCCTGAAGGCCGGCAAACCGTGCTGCTTGGCGCCGAACAGATCCCCCATGCCGCGCAGCTGCAGGTCGGCCCGCGCGATTTCGAACCCGTCCTCAGTTCCGGCGAACAACCCGAGACGTTCTGCCGCCTCGGCCCCCACGTCGCCGAGCAAAATGCAGTACGACTGCTCGGCGCCTCGCCCGACCCGGCCGCGCAGCTGGTGCAACTGCGAGAGACCGAATCGCTCCGGGTGCTCGATGATCATGACCGTGGCGTTGCCGACATCGATGCCCACCTCGATGACCGTCGTGGCCACCAGCACGTCCACCTCGCCATCGCGGAACGCGCGCATGATCAGATCGCGCTCGTCGGCCGGCAGTCGCCCGTGCAGCAACGCCACACGACGCGTGGCGAATGGCCCGCTCACGAGCTCCTCGAACATCACCGTGGCCGCTTTGAGCTCCATCTTCTCGGACGTCTCGATGAGCGGATACACCACGTACACCTGGCGTCCGGCGTCGAGCTGCGTGTTGGCGAACTCGAACACTTTCGGCCGGCCCGATTCCGGACGTACCACCGTGGTAATGGGGTGTCGACCCGGCGGGCGTTCATCGAGCACGCTCACATCGAGATCGCCGTACAGCGTGAGCGCCAGCGAACGCGGAATCGGCGTCGCGCTCATGAGCAACACGTCGGGGGCTTTGCCCTTCAGTCCAAGGGTGGCGCGCTGCTCGACGCCGAATCGGTGCTGCTCATCGATGATCGCGAGGCCGAGGTTGGCGAACGCCACATCACCCTGAATCAGCGCATGCGTGCCGATCGCGAGCACGGGCTCGTCGTCGGCCAGACGCGCCAGCGCGGCGCGGCGCTCCTTGGCCCCCAGCCGCCCAGTGAGCAACACGGGGCTGATACCGAGCGGGGCGAGCAGCGCGCCGATGCTGCGCGCGTGCTGCTCGGCCAATAATTCGGTCGGTGCCATGAGCGCGACCTGTGCGCGGTTCTCCATCGCCAACAGCGCGGAGAACACGGCGACGACCGTCTTACCCGCGCCCACGTCGCCCTGCAGCAAGCGATGCATGCGGCGCGGACTGGCCATGTCGGCCACGATCTCGCGAATGGCCCGAACCTGCGCGCCGGTGAGCGTGTACGGCAGCACCGCGCGGAGTTTCGTGGTCAGGTCGCGACGATTCACGAATGCGGTGCCGCCGCGGGCTTCGCGGGCCACCTGATTCGCCTTCCGGTGCAGTAGCTGCACGCACAGCAACTCTTCGAAGGCGAGCCGGGCGCGCCCGCGCAGAGCCTCGGCCACCGACGTCGGGCGATGCACGAGCCGCAGCGCCTCCGGCAGGGGAGGCACGTCGGCCTGCGCCAGGATCTCGCGCGGCAGCGTCTCTTGCACCAACGGCAACAGCTGCTCGAGATGCTGCTGCACCATGGCGCGCAGCACTCGCACCGAGAGGCCTTCGGTGCTCGGATACACGGCCAGCACGCGCCCTTCGTTCGTGCCTTCTTCTTCCGGCCCAAGATTGACAAACTCGCGTGGCTGCAGACGGCGGCCGTGGAAAAAGCGGACCTGCCCCGTGCAGAGCAGCCAATCGCCCTTGTTGATCGTGCGATCAAGGAAGGGTTGCCCAGGCCACGCCACTTCGATCATCCCGCTGGCGTCCTGTACGACGG
This region of Gemmatimonas groenlandica genomic DNA includes:
- the recG gene encoding ATP-dependent DNA helicase RecG, with the protein product MAFGGDRDPQERKRRPPARPAPRLTLDTPVTYLKGVGPVRAELLARLGITMAGDLLRHVPHRYEDASTVTRIAQAVVGADITVLGQVIAKGVLPTRKGLRVFQAVVQDASGMIEVAWPGQPFLDRTINKGDWLLCTGQVRFFHGRRLQPREFVNLGPEEEGTNEGRVLAVYPSTEGLSVRVLRAMVQQHLEQLLPLVQETLPREILAQADVPPLPEALRLVHRPTSVAEALRGRARLAFEELLCVQLLHRKANQVAREARGGTAFVNRRDLTTKLRAVLPYTLTGAQVRAIREIVADMASPRRMHRLLQGDVGAGKTVVAVFSALLAMENRAQVALMAPTELLAEQHARSIGALLAPLGISPVLLTGRLGAKERRAALARLADDEPVLAIGTHALIQGDVAFANLGLAIIDEQHRFGVEQRATLGLKGKAPDVLLMSATPIPRSLALTLYGDLDVSVLDERPPGRHPITTVVRPESGRPKVFEFANTQLDAGRQVYVVYPLIETSEKMELKAATVMFEELVSGPFATRRVALLHGRLPADERDLIMRAFRDGEVDVLVATTVIEVGIDVGNATVMIIEHPERFGLSQLHQLRGRVGRGAEQSYCILLGDVGAEAAERLGLFAGTEDGFEIARADLQLRGMGDLFGAKQHGLPAFRIADPLRDEALNETARIVAERVLKDDPQLTAPSHQGLRHLLTVGYARALELFRVG
- a CDS encoding ATP-binding protein, producing the protein MPPNEWTGSLARDAVAHGSAVRLRTARAALTAGVLGLAVAVGYDAWYRSTLVVRERERVRAQMAPHAQALENAIGRRVSRLIGLKDFVEAQPSLDALNRTFNTFAAGLRVAAPGIRALQLNRSGRIIATEPMSDASRLLGYDLLQDPRAEIADGVRRAMSSSSVVVTGPIELLQGGQGLLIRRRLDEGPPGFPDLVSMAVDVKPLLDEASAIAPMLRLRVALLDRARQPLRGSPIGLGDPATVSVSIMDGEWTLLGMPVDGWNSAVSRELRPTRVASAVILLLVMCVTYLFFGRQARLEDAVEERTRDLERANDDLRKEVQERERVEQQLRLNDERLQIALMSGKMGLWGYDPIAGVIEWSEQSLELLGLAGEARVMTGDRFIELIPAALRDMVREGIAKAMLGRPAHAEYTVSKADGSTRWLYVTGTPLTDGVGPGAIPSRIIGVLADITERRLLEEQLLHSQKMEAVGTLAGGIAHDFNNLLTAMMGFAQLADQQASTLVHDDAPLALRNGLRDVRTELIEIMKAGERAAMLTSQLLAFSRRQRVTPTEVDVNVAVHDIERMLQRLIGERLTLTTRTVGQPLPVMVDAGQLAQVLVNLVVNARDAMPNGGMVQVSTDLLDLAAVGDGAYAGVPAGAWVVLTVQDSGTGMTPEVQARIFEPFYTTKAIGDGTGLGMSTVYGIVQQAGGRLLVDSTLGVGTAVRVLLPRLAARSLPVGAPPAVERPTSELILVVEDEPGLRRLVAEILNRRGFRVRVAADGIEALEVLDGDRALPSLVITDVVMPRLGGRGLAETMTARGILVPVLFMSGYQAGEELPDDATHAFVPKPFTPDTLVTKVRQLLERERATV